A genomic region of Pseudomonas sp. MPC6 contains the following coding sequences:
- a CDS encoding MFS transporter, with translation MKPLKKYQNITVVFLLLIGIVNYLDRSALSIANTSIQKDMMISPSQMGILLSAFSIAYAFAQLPMGMIIDRLGSKIALGASLLVWSVAQSTFGMVNSFAGFMGLRVVLGIGEAPMFPSAAKALSEWFDANERGTPTGIVWSSTCLGPCLAPPLLTLFMVNFGWRGMFIITGAIGIVLAVCWLAFYKSKAQYLAELAAEGKPLPTEKSPHVQAADPKAPKVSYFAGWLDLFKHRSTWGAVLGFMGVIYMLWLHLTWLPGYFEREHGMNLYKTAWLVSLAYGFGAVGTIVAGRFCDRLVRRGMSILASRKFGVITGLVLAALFTVPLSFVTGLTGCIILLCLALFSINMASATAWMIVNTIVDSRRVASFGSIQNFGGYIAGSVAPIVTGFSIQYSGSFNTAFMISAVVALCSALAYYLLLNAPISDAEPVPEHIVGVTE, from the coding sequence ATGAAACCACTGAAGAAGTATCAAAACATCACCGTTGTATTCCTGTTGTTGATCGGCATCGTCAACTACCTGGACCGCAGTGCGCTGTCGATCGCCAATACCTCGATCCAGAAGGACATGATGATCAGCCCTTCGCAGATGGGCATTCTGTTGTCGGCCTTCTCCATTGCCTACGCCTTTGCGCAATTACCGATGGGCATGATCATCGACCGCCTGGGCAGCAAGATCGCCCTGGGCGCTTCATTGCTGGTCTGGTCGGTGGCTCAGTCGACGTTCGGCATGGTCAACAGCTTCGCCGGCTTCATGGGCCTGCGCGTGGTGCTGGGAATTGGCGAGGCGCCGATGTTCCCTTCGGCGGCCAAGGCCCTGTCCGAATGGTTCGATGCCAACGAGCGCGGCACGCCGACCGGGATCGTCTGGTCGTCAACCTGCCTGGGCCCATGCCTGGCGCCGCCCTTGCTGACGCTGTTCATGGTCAACTTCGGCTGGCGCGGGATGTTCATCATCACCGGCGCGATCGGTATCGTCCTGGCCGTGTGCTGGCTGGCCTTCTACAAGAGCAAGGCGCAGTACCTGGCCGAGCTCGCGGCTGAAGGCAAACCGTTGCCGACCGAGAAAAGTCCCCACGTGCAAGCGGCCGACCCCAAGGCACCGAAGGTTTCCTACTTTGCCGGCTGGCTCGACCTGTTCAAGCACCGCAGCACCTGGGGCGCGGTCCTGGGCTTCATGGGCGTGATCTACATGCTGTGGCTGCACCTGACCTGGCTGCCCGGTTACTTCGAGCGCGAGCATGGCATGAACCTGTACAAGACCGCGTGGCTGGTGTCGCTGGCCTATGGCTTCGGCGCAGTGGGCACCATCGTCGCCGGGCGCTTCTGCGACAGGCTGGTACGCCGTGGCATGAGCATCCTGGCCAGCCGCAAATTCGGCGTGATCACCGGCCTGGTGCTGGCTGCGCTGTTCACCGTGCCGCTGTCGTTCGTCACTGGCCTGACCGGTTGCATCATCCTGCTGTGCCTGGCGCTGTTCAGCATCAACATGGCCAGTGCCACCGCCTGGATGATCGTCAACACCATCGTCGACAGCCGCCGGGTGGCCTCGTTCGGTTCGATCCAGAACTTCGGCGGCTACATCGCCGGTTCCGTCGCGCCGATCGTCACCGGCTTCAGCATCCAGTACTCGGGTTCGTTCAATACCGCGTTCATGATCAGCGCGGTGGTGGCGCTGTGTTCGGCCCTGGCGTACTACCTGCTGCTCAACGCGCCGATCAGCGATGCCGAGCCTGTACCCGAGCACATCGTTGGTGTGACCGAGTAA
- a CDS encoding Ldh family oxidoreductase, which produces MIATTRYDAQTLTTFVEHLFATAGADAEVARVVTRVLLEGELLGHRTHGLNLVSRYIGGMLTGQVKASAGLLEQVSDSGISALFDGHYVLGPYCVSRALDCAAKGATAQGIGIAVVRRASHIGCLAAYLKPFTDRGLVAMVYSSDPSVGLVCAHGGIDPIYTPNPIAAGIPTRGEPILLDVSMSTVTLGLVGQCREAGSPLPHPVLMSNEGQLSDDPADFFTTPPGSILPLGGQAFGHKGFALAILVEALTSGLAGHGRKDAPDQWGASATAVVIDPRFFGGLDAFTDESSFLSKLIRASRPVDPERPVRLPGQAGLKLREQALLEGVSLSQKVIDDLNQCAAQLQQPTLAHPIQL; this is translated from the coding sequence CTGATTGCCACAACCCGTTACGACGCTCAAACACTCACCACCTTCGTCGAGCATTTGTTCGCAACAGCCGGGGCCGATGCCGAGGTCGCCCGAGTGGTGACCCGGGTGCTGCTCGAAGGTGAACTGCTGGGCCATCGCACCCACGGCCTCAACCTGGTGAGCCGCTATATCGGCGGCATGCTGACGGGGCAGGTCAAGGCCAGTGCCGGGTTGCTCGAGCAGGTTTCGGACAGCGGTATCTCTGCGCTGTTCGACGGCCACTATGTGCTTGGCCCGTATTGTGTCAGCCGCGCCCTGGACTGTGCGGCCAAGGGCGCCACGGCGCAGGGCATAGGGATCGCCGTGGTGCGCCGTGCCTCGCACATCGGTTGCCTGGCCGCTTACTTGAAGCCTTTCACTGACCGCGGCCTGGTGGCCATGGTCTATTCCTCGGACCCGTCGGTGGGACTGGTGTGCGCCCATGGCGGGATCGACCCGATCTACACGCCCAACCCGATTGCCGCCGGCATCCCGACCCGGGGCGAACCGATCCTGCTGGATGTGAGCATGTCCACCGTGACCCTGGGCCTGGTCGGCCAGTGCCGCGAGGCCGGCAGCCCACTGCCGCACCCGGTGCTGATGAGCAACGAGGGACAGCTGAGCGATGATCCGGCCGACTTCTTCACCACGCCGCCGGGCAGCATTCTGCCCCTGGGCGGCCAGGCCTTCGGCCACAAGGGCTTTGCCCTGGCGATTCTGGTCGAGGCCCTGACCTCGGGGTTGGCCGGCCATGGGCGCAAGGACGCGCCGGACCAGTGGGGCGCCTCGGCCACGGCGGTGGTGATTGACCCGCGTTTCTTCGGCGGGCTGGACGCCTTCACCGACGAAAGTTCGTTCCTGAGCAAGCTGATCCGGGCCAGCCGTCCGGTGGACCCCGAGCGCCCGGTGCGCTTGCCGGGCCAGGCCGGCCTGAAGCTGCGCGAGCAAGCGTTGCTCGAAGGCGTGAGCCTGTCGCAGAAGGTGATCGATGACCTCAACCAGTGCGCCGCGCAGTTGCAGCAGCCGACATTGGCTCACCCCATTCAACTGTAG
- a CDS encoding GlxA family transcriptional regulator, with protein MAYDTPRAVPPQTIGFLLLDQFTLISLASAVEPLRMANQLTGQELYRWHTFTLGGAQVWASDGMPITADSSIDDALLLDTVIVCGGTGIQSAVTREHITWLRAQARRSKRMGGVCTGSWALAQAGLLDGFDCSVHWEFLAAMQEAFPRVNLSSSLFTLDRDRVTSSGGTAPLDMMLHLISRDHGHELSAAISDMFVYERIRNEQDHQRVPLKHMLGTHQPKLQEIVALMEANLEEPIDLDELANYVGLSRRQLERLFQKYLKSSPSRYYLKLRLIRARQLLKQTSISIVELSVVCGFVSTPHFSKCYRECFGIPPSDERLVAQPQPQVTARPIGQALPSSRQMGLLEQARAESTFANIKIVKS; from the coding sequence ATGGCATACGACACCCCCAGGGCCGTTCCTCCCCAGACCATTGGTTTTCTGCTACTGGACCAATTCACCTTGATCTCCCTGGCATCCGCTGTAGAGCCCCTGCGAATGGCCAATCAGTTGACCGGTCAAGAGCTGTACCGTTGGCACACGTTCACCTTGGGGGGCGCGCAGGTGTGGGCCAGCGACGGCATGCCGATCACTGCGGATTCGTCGATCGATGACGCACTGCTGCTCGATACCGTGATCGTCTGCGGTGGCACGGGCATTCAAAGTGCGGTGACCCGGGAACACATTACCTGGTTGCGAGCTCAGGCGCGGCGCTCGAAGCGGATGGGGGGTGTATGCACAGGCAGTTGGGCCTTGGCGCAGGCAGGCTTGCTCGATGGCTTCGATTGCAGCGTGCACTGGGAATTCCTGGCGGCCATGCAAGAAGCCTTTCCGCGAGTGAACCTCAGTTCCAGTTTGTTTACGCTCGACCGGGACCGCGTCACCAGCTCCGGTGGCACCGCGCCATTGGACATGATGCTGCACCTGATCAGTCGCGATCATGGTCATGAACTGTCAGCGGCCATCTCCGACATGTTTGTCTATGAGCGAATCCGCAACGAGCAGGATCACCAGCGAGTGCCCCTCAAGCACATGCTCGGTACCCATCAACCGAAGTTGCAGGAAATCGTCGCCTTGATGGAGGCCAATCTGGAAGAACCGATTGACCTCGATGAACTGGCGAATTATGTCGGCTTGTCCCGTCGACAGCTGGAGCGGTTGTTTCAGAAATACCTGAAATCCTCGCCTTCGCGGTATTACCTCAAGCTGCGCCTGATCCGCGCGCGTCAGTTGCTCAAGCAAACGTCGATCTCCATCGTGGAGTTGTCGGTGGTGTGTGGCTTCGTGTCCACACCCCATTTCTCAAAGTGCTATCGCGAGTGTTTCGGCATTCCACCGAGCGACGAGCGCCTGGTGGCGCAACCGCAACCGCAAGTGACAGCTAGACCGATCGGGCAGGCATTGCCATCGTCCAGGCAGATGGGTTTGCTGGAACAGGCACGTGCTGAGTCAACATTCGC